From the Vicia villosa cultivar HV-30 ecotype Madison, WI unplaced genomic scaffold, Vvil1.0 ctg.000004F_1_1_1, whole genome shotgun sequence genome, one window contains:
- the LOC131621442 gene encoding probable serine/threonine-protein kinase PBL5: MSCFRCVGKSRQKNQTDNSSRRENYTNITSADKVKVDVNLNLSANDKKEDESKHDQLSLDVKNLNLKDGVSPDGKVAKTFTFQELEAATGNFRADCFVGEGGFGKVYKGNIERINQVVAIKQLDPNGLQGIREFVVEVLTLSLADHPNLVKLLGFCAEGEQRLLVYEYMPLGSLENHLHDLSLGKKPLDWNTRMRIAAGAARGLEYLHDKMKPPVIYRDLKCSNILLGEDYNPKLSDFGLAKVGPIGDKTHVSTRVMGTYGYCAPDYAMTGQLTFKSDIYSFGVVLLELITGRKAIDHRKPAKEQNLVAWARPLFRDRRRFSEMVDPLLEGHYPVRGLYQALAIAAMCVQEQPNMRPVVADVVTALNYLASQKYDPQTQPIQRPRKSSSSTRGSSAGHRRVTSNDSETDRFGD; this comes from the exons ATGAGTTGTTTTCGTTGTGTTGGAAAATCACGCCAAAAGAATCAGACAGACAATTCTAGCCGTAGAGAGAACTACACTAATATCACTTCAGCTG ATAAGGTCAAAGTTGATGTGAATTTGAATTTGAGTGCGAATGATAAAAAGGAAGATGAATCTAAGCATGATCAGCTTTCCTTGGACgtgaagaatttgaatttgaaagacgGGGTTTCGCCCGATGGAAAAGTTGCAAAGACGTTTACTTTTCAAGAACTCGAAGCTGCAACAGGGAATTTTAGGGCAGATTGCTTCGTTGGTGAAGGAGGGTTTGGGAAGGTTTATAAGGGTAACATTGAGAGAATAAACCAG GTTGTTGCGATAAAGCAGCTCGACCCGAATGGTCTTCAAGGGATCAGGGAGTTTGTCGTTGAAGTGTTGACGCTTAGTTTGGCGGATCACCCGAATCTTGTTAAGCTGTTAGGGTTTTGCGCTGAGGGCGAGCAGAGGCTATTGGTTTATGAGTACATGCCGTTGGGATCTTTGGAGAATCATTTGCATG ATCTTTCGCTTGGAAAAAAGCCGCTGGATTGGAATACAAGGATGAGAATAGCTGCCGGTGCAGCTAGAGGTTTGGAGTATTTGCATGATAAGATGAAGCCTCCTGTCATATACCGCGACCTCAAATGCTCCAACATTTTGTTAGGCGAAGATTATAATCCAAAGTTGTCTGATTTCGGCTTGGCAAAAGTAGGCCCGATTGGTGACAAGACTCATGTTTCAACTAGAGTTATGGGCACGTATGGGTACTGTGCTCCGGATTATGCAATGACGGGTCAATTGACGTTCAAGTCTGATATTTACAGCTTTGGAGTTGTTCTTTTGGAGCTCATCACAGGCAGAAAGGCTATCGACCATAGAAAACCTGCTAAAGAACAAAACCTAGTCGCATGG GCAAGGCCGTTATTCAGAGACCGACGGAGATTCTCAGAGATGGTAGATCCATTGCTTGAAGGTCATTATCCAGTGAGGGGTTTGTACCAAGCTCTTGCTATTGCGGCAATGTGTGTTCAAGAGCAACCTAATATGCGGCCGGTTGTAGCTGACGTGGTCACGGCTCTAAATTACCTTGCTTCACAAAAGTATGATCCGCAAACTCAACCAATACAAAGACCGAGAAAAAGTTCATCTTCTACGAGAGGTAGTAGCGCAGGCCATAGACGTGTTACTAGTAATGATTCCGAGACAGACAGATTCGGAGATTAG